From Ignisphaera aggregans DSM 17230, the proteins below share one genomic window:
- a CDS encoding transcriptional regulator, AbrB family (InterPro IPR007159:IPR006339~KEGG: hbu:Hbut_0229 hypothetical protein~PFAM: SpoVT/AbrB domain protein~SPTR: A2BJE0 Putative uncharacterized protein~TIGRFAM: transcriptional regulator, AbrB family~PFAM: SpoVT / AbrB like domain~TIGRFAM: looped-hinge helix DNA binding domain, AbrB family) — MAVLVRVEKKGRIVIPKEIRDTLNIKEGTLLKIYIEGNRLIVEPIEDIVEKFKGSVKVDKWPEDLDEFLFEVLGNWLRGT, encoded by the coding sequence ATGGCAGTATTAGTAAGGGTTGAGAAGAAGGGTAGAATAGTGATACCTAAGGAGATACGAGATACACTTAATATAAAGGAAGGTACTTTGCTGAAGATATACATCGAGGGTAATAGACTTATTGTAGAGCCCATTGAAGATATTGTTGAGAAGTTTAAGGGCTCTGTTAAAGTGGATAAATGGCCTGAAGATCTCGATGAATTCTTATTTGAGGTTCTTGGAAATTGGTTAAGAGGTACATAG
- a CDS encoding Na+/H+ antiporter MnhB subunit-related protein (InterPro IPR007182~KEGG: smr:Smar_0025 Na+/H+ antiporter MnhB subunit-related protein~PFAM: Na+/H+ antiporter MnhB subunit-related protein~SPTR: A3DKH8 Na+/H+ antiporter MnhB subunit-related protein~PFAM: Domain related to MnhB subunit of Na+/H+ antiporter), with the protein MVKAMQQRIVVILIVLTVVAISILLSLHDIMIIPLVAIENKLREMFIYYSYNTANPISALVPAIVNAIIWDFRGIDTFYETVVLFTSIISLAVVYYNYSNGLDREALDRVRLSPIAMTVFRIVIPVAIAIAISLAINGHRTPGGGFQGGAVVAAMVAIGIAIYSAQEIYIKQFEYSKLISIRSIGLLAIIVTAMIPVIRGYILGSHGYIFQNQYKPGAIDGVSYYIDGVRVSGVLPIYNVLEMVIVATSFILVLMLLYRRY; encoded by the coding sequence TTGGTTAAAGCAATGCAGCAAAGAATTGTTGTAATTCTCATAGTCTTGACAGTTGTAGCCATATCTATACTTCTCTCTCTTCACGATATAATGATCATTCCATTAGTAGCTATAGAGAATAAACTTAGAGAAATGTTTATATATTATTCATATAATACTGCTAATCCTATATCTGCTCTTGTACCTGCCATAGTCAATGCTATTATATGGGATTTTAGAGGTATAGATACATTCTATGAAACTGTAGTTCTATTTACATCTATAATATCATTGGCTGTTGTATACTATAATTATAGTAATGGTCTAGATAGAGAAGCTCTAGATAGAGTAAGGTTATCGCCTATAGCTATGACTGTTTTTCGCATTGTAATACCTGTAGCTATAGCTATAGCAATATCATTGGCTATTAACGGACATAGAACCCCTGGTGGAGGTTTTCAGGGAGGAGCTGTTGTAGCAGCTATGGTAGCAATTGGTATAGCTATATATTCAGCACAAGAGATCTATATAAAGCAGTTCGAATATAGTAAACTTATCAGTATTAGATCTATAGGTTTACTGGCTATTATAGTAACTGCTATGATTCCTGTAATAAGAGGATATATATTGGGATCCCATGGCTATATTTTTCAGAATCAATATAAGCCTGGTGCTATAGATGGCGTTAGCTATTATATAGATGGTGTTAGAGTCTCAGGAGTACTGCCGATATACAATGTCTTGGAGATGGTTATTGTTGCAACAAGTTTCATTTTAGTGCTAATGCTTTTGTATAGAAGGTATTGA
- a CDS encoding NADH-ubiquinone oxidoreductase chain 4L (COGs: COG1006 Multisubunit Na+/H+ antiporter MnhC subunit~InterPro IPR001133~KEGG: ton:TON_1029 hypothetical integral membrane protein~PFAM: NADH-ubiquinone oxidoreductase chain 4L~SPTR: B6YWQ4 Hypothetical integral membrane protein~PFAM: NADH-ubiquinone/plastoquinone oxidoreductase chain 4L), whose translation MDMIKLCLNLLAISIITNILLAVYGVVKRPSMIKKIIALDMLNNSICILVTYIGYIGIGSVPPVYMSHDDKTLELLILRAVDPLPQALIVTAIVINLSITLFLCVLTLQIYRVAKTTNIHSILRQRELLEELSGG comes from the coding sequence ATGGATATGATAAAGCTCTGTCTCAATTTGTTAGCAATATCGATTATAACGAATATTTTGTTAGCAGTATATGGTGTTGTTAAGAGACCAAGTATGATAAAGAAGATAATTGCTCTAGATATGTTAAACAATAGCATATGTATATTAGTGACCTATATAGGGTATATAGGTATTGGATCAGTACCACCGGTGTATATGAGTCATGATGATAAAACCCTAGAGTTATTGATCTTAAGAGCTGTTGATCCATTGCCACAGGCATTAATTGTTACTGCTATAGTGATAAATCTATCAATAACACTATTCCTATGTGTATTAACTCTACAAATATATAGAGTTGCTAAAACTACGAATATACATAGCATTTTAAGACAGAGGGAGCTTCTGGAGGAGCTTAGTGGAGGCTAG
- a CDS encoding Nucleotidyl transferase (COGs: COG1208 Nucleoside-diphosphate-sugar pyrophosphorylase involved in lipopolysaccharide biosynthesis/translation initiation factor 2B gamma/epsilon subunits (eIF-2Bgamma/eIF-2Bepsilon)~InterPro IPR001451:IPR005835~KEGG: smr:Smar_0849 nucleotidyl transferase~PFAM: Nucleotidyl transferase; transferase hexapeptide repeat containing protein~SPTR: A3DMT9 Nucleotidyl transferase~PFAM: Nucleotidyl transferase~TIGRFAM: glucose-1-phosphate thymidylylransferase, long form) — translation MIGIVLAGGRGHRLEPLTETRPKVLLPIVNKPVIYRPLKLLSMLGIKNIAIVVSYMGERVIEYVKSISSELGIEPIFVYQGQELGTAHAVRVAIDRVFDDAIVIYGDLYIDVENVYSVLRNIVDGGHRNIVTSVYLDDVSRYGKLLIDGNRVIGIEEKPLSGGSGLANAGIYLFASKTLELVNEIGLSPRGEYELTDIIGLGYRRGIEFRYITIDSRSWSDIGYPWDLLKASKIELEKIGYRDIRGSIDPMVTIKGPVIVDDNAVVKGATYIEGPVYIGKNASIGPNSYLRPYTVILDGSHIGFSVEVKESIVMENTHAAHLSYIGDSIVAENVNLGAGTKIANLRLDEKTIKMTIDGKRIDSGRRKLGAVIGGYVKTGINVSIMPGIKIGSHSIIYPGITVYRDVPPKTIVKTNWI, via the coding sequence TTGATAGGTATTGTACTTGCAGGTGGTAGAGGTCATAGGCTAGAGCCTCTAACTGAGACTAGACCAAAGGTTTTGCTACCTATAGTCAATAAACCTGTGATATATAGACCTCTAAAGCTATTATCCATGCTTGGTATAAAGAATATTGCTATTGTTGTTTCTTATATGGGGGAAAGGGTTATAGAATATGTTAAGAGTATATCTAGTGAGCTTGGTATAGAACCTATTTTTGTTTATCAGGGACAGGAGCTTGGTACTGCTCATGCTGTTAGGGTTGCTATTGATAGAGTTTTTGATGATGCTATTGTTATATATGGAGATCTATATATAGATGTTGAAAATGTTTATAGTGTTCTTCGCAATATTGTTGATGGTGGACATAGGAATATTGTTACAAGTGTATATCTAGATGATGTTTCTAGATATGGAAAGCTGTTGATCGATGGCAATAGGGTTATAGGTATTGAGGAGAAGCCTCTATCTGGTGGTAGTGGTCTTGCAAATGCAGGTATATATCTATTTGCCTCTAAGACTCTAGAGCTAGTTAATGAAATAGGTCTATCTCCTAGAGGTGAATATGAGCTAACAGATATTATAGGTCTTGGCTATAGAAGGGGTATAGAGTTTAGATATATAACTATTGATTCTAGGAGTTGGAGTGATATTGGATATCCATGGGATTTACTAAAAGCTTCAAAAATAGAGCTGGAGAAGATTGGCTATAGAGATATCAGAGGTTCTATAGATCCTATGGTAACTATAAAGGGCCCTGTTATTGTAGATGATAATGCTGTTGTTAAGGGTGCTACATATATAGAGGGACCTGTATACATAGGTAAAAATGCTTCTATAGGACCCAATAGCTATCTAAGACCATATACAGTAATACTAGATGGATCTCATATAGGATTCTCTGTAGAGGTTAAGGAGAGTATAGTTATGGAGAATACACATGCAGCACATCTATCATATATAGGTGATAGTATAGTAGCTGAAAATGTTAATCTTGGAGCAGGAACAAAAATAGCAAATCTAAGACTAGATGAGAAAACCATTAAGATGACCATAGATGGAAAAAGGATTGACTCAGGAAGAAGAAAACTAGGAGCAGTAATAGGAGGATATGTAAAAACAGGAATAAATGTATCGATAATGCCAGGGATAAAAATAGGATCACACTCAATAATATATCCAGGAATCACAGTATATAGAGATGTACCACCAAAAACAATAGTAAAGACAAACTGGATTTAA
- a CDS encoding SSU ribosomal protein S3AE (COGs: COG1890 Ribosomal protein S3AE~InterPro IPR001593:IPR018281~KEGG: hbu:Hbut_0428 30S ribosomal protein S3Ae~PFAM: ribosomal protein S3Ae~SPTR: A2BJY3 30S ribosomal protein S3Ae~PFAM: Ribosomal S3Ae family): MSTSKFKLTGRERWRLKKWYNVITPQAFGSITIATTPSDEPWKLLGRVVETTLYDLTGDITQVHVHLRFQIVRIDGDNAYTIFKGHELARDYIRSLTRRKSSKITAIFNVTTKDGYIVRPTVMVWTTYRCGTSQRHAIRKIVMDLVTKIASEKTFDEFAVGMVFGDFNQAIFNEAKKIYPIRKVEFAKSKLIAIPTPSGPRKAVVIAKPGLTEAVFG, from the coding sequence ATGAGTACATCAAAGTTTAAATTGACTGGTAGAGAGAGGTGGAGGCTTAAGAAGTGGTATAATGTTATTACGCCACAGGCGTTTGGATCTATAACTATAGCTACAACACCTAGTGATGAGCCGTGGAAGTTGCTGGGTAGAGTTGTAGAGACAACTCTATATGATTTAACTGGTGATATAACACAGGTACATGTTCATTTACGTTTCCAAATAGTTAGAATAGATGGTGATAATGCTTACACAATTTTTAAGGGTCATGAGCTTGCTAGAGACTATATAAGGAGTTTGACTAGGAGGAAGAGCAGTAAGATAACAGCTATATTCAATGTCACAACAAAAGATGGCTATATTGTTAGACCCACGGTTATGGTATGGACTACATATAGATGTGGAACGAGTCAGAGGCATGCTATTAGAAAGATTGTGATGGATTTAGTAACAAAGATTGCTTCTGAGAAGACTTTTGATGAATTTGCTGTTGGAATGGTGTTTGGAGATTTCAACCAAGCTATATTTAATGAGGCTAAGAAGATCTATCCTATAAGAAAGGTTGAGTTTGCAAAGTCAAAGCTTATAGCTATTCCAACACCTAGTGGTCCTAGGAAAGCTGTGGTCATAGCAAAACCTGGTTTAACAGAAGCAGTATTTGGATAA
- a CDS encoding PilT protein domain protein (COGs: COG1848 nucleic acid-binding protein contains PIN domain~InterPro IPR002716~KEGG: sid:M164_0407 PilT protein domain protein~PFAM: PilT protein domain protein~SPTR: C4KDR4 PilT protein domain protein~PFAM: PIN domain) — protein MVKRYIDVNVFVYWLGGHPDFGDRAAEWLRYAQVSKRGSYITSTLTIYETLVILGGLKETNLRDSDFVEHVLKAFKALSNRILFEPLTLEDFERGLELMNTYRIDLEDALHVACAIRLGAKEIISNDKDFDRIKEIRRVF, from the coding sequence TTGGTTAAGAGGTACATAGATGTAAATGTATTTGTATATTGGCTTGGAGGACATCCAGACTTTGGTGATAGAGCAGCTGAATGGCTTAGATATGCTCAAGTCTCTAAGCGAGGTTCATATATAACCTCAACACTCACGATATATGAAACTCTTGTAATTTTAGGTGGATTAAAGGAGACAAATCTTAGAGATAGCGACTTTGTGGAACATGTGTTAAAGGCATTCAAAGCACTTTCTAATCGTATACTCTTTGAACCTCTAACCCTTGAAGATTTTGAGAGAGGTTTAGAGCTTATGAATACATATAGAATAGATCTTGAGGATGCGCTCCACGTTGCATGTGCTATACGTCTAGGGGCAAAAGAGATTATATCAAATGACAAAGACTTTGATAGAATCAAAGAAATTCGCAGGGTCTTCTAG
- a CDS encoding NADH/Ubiquinone/plastoquinone (complex I) (COGs: COG0651 Formate hydrogenlyase subunit 3/Multisubunit Na+/H+ antiporter MnhD subunit~InterPro IPR001750:IPR006162~KEGG: dps:DP1047 hydrogenase, component B-formate hydrogenlyase subunit 3~PFAM: NADH/Ubiquinone/plastoquinone (complex I)~SPTR: Q6APE8 Probable hydrogenase, component B-formate hydrogenlyase subunit 3~PFAM: NADH-Ubiquinone/plastoquinone (complex I), various chains): MLYLNLSIVLAPLLYVMSIIGIIRFFRKILRVALCILSFALATSIFIDYISGHLPWIDNLDIVLLGHSLSVSYGYINSFLLLTASIIILSIAIYSKHYIREHGEINEALYWPLLTILYANIIILSIVDNYLMFLMFSELSALMFAFLIITDHSNIESRYISRLYLTIDILSGIVVLIGVTIIFIETQGYKYQNIILLPDNMLNIVLMLMTIGFMVKAGIVPFHWWLPRVHAEAITPLSSIASGLLTSLGLYGIILIYTFSIFRIPFYIVIAMYIAGMASLIYGSISSIAQRDIKRIIAYSTIAHNGYAITMLSLIYSIQEHSLENIEMVHISTGILLTSILLYIFNHSLAKSSIFMATGSIELATGTRDIDEMIGSGRRLQGLFILFLLISIFLIGLPPSISFIAKSLVHISILRISLTYIHDVALAGFSSLLITAIIVKLIYNIFIASSTENNVRIDRYSMTYTLIPCLISLIPLLLPSLVPIITSNIYEKAYRFVGGGRTLSSYVAFYPIIAIFMPNPPLHVYSIYEEILIIVLPLIIVPISTLVSVALRRYIENFSHILSRAIEKLLQILHMGILNSIISKMYSLFSKYESEFVISLALSLIISIIILLMGVL; this comes from the coding sequence ATGCTATATCTAAATCTCAGTATAGTGTTAGCTCCATTGCTCTATGTCATGTCTATAATTGGAATTATAAGATTTTTTAGAAAGATTCTAAGAGTAGCTCTATGTATTTTATCCTTCGCATTAGCTACCTCTATATTTATTGATTATATTTCTGGGCATCTTCCATGGATAGATAACTTAGATATAGTATTATTAGGACACTCTTTATCAGTTTCATATGGATATATCAATTCATTTCTTCTACTTACTGCATCAATAATAATCCTATCAATAGCTATATACAGTAAACACTATATTAGGGAACATGGAGAAATAAATGAAGCTTTGTATTGGCCTCTATTAACAATTCTATATGCAAATATTATTATTCTAAGTATTGTTGATAACTATCTCATGTTTCTAATGTTTAGTGAACTTTCTGCACTAATGTTTGCTTTCCTGATAATTACAGATCATAGTAATATAGAATCCAGATATATATCTAGACTCTATCTAACCATAGACATTCTCTCCGGCATAGTAGTACTAATTGGAGTGACAATAATATTTATTGAGACCCAGGGATATAAATACCAAAATATCATATTATTACCAGATAATATGCTTAACATAGTCTTAATGCTAATGACAATAGGATTCATGGTCAAAGCTGGTATAGTGCCATTCCATTGGTGGTTACCTAGAGTTCACGCTGAAGCTATAACACCCCTCTCATCAATTGCTAGTGGGCTTCTAACAAGCCTTGGTCTTTACGGAATTATACTTATATATACTTTCTCAATATTCAGAATCCCATTTTATATAGTAATAGCTATGTATATAGCGGGTATGGCAAGTCTGATATATGGATCTATATCATCAATAGCACAAAGAGATATAAAGAGGATAATTGCGTATAGCACTATAGCTCATAATGGATATGCTATTACAATGCTATCTCTAATATATTCTATACAAGAACATTCTTTAGAGAACATAGAAATGGTACATATATCCACAGGCATATTACTTACATCAATACTTCTATATATATTCAACCACTCCCTAGCAAAATCATCTATATTCATGGCTACAGGCAGTATAGAGCTAGCTACAGGCACAAGAGATATAGATGAGATGATAGGCAGTGGAAGGAGGTTACAAGGATTGTTTATACTCTTTCTACTGATCTCTATATTTCTCATAGGGTTACCTCCAAGTATAAGCTTTATAGCTAAGTCCTTGGTACATATATCGATTTTAAGAATTAGTTTAACATATATTCATGATGTAGCTTTAGCAGGATTTTCATCACTATTGATAACAGCTATAATTGTAAAGCTTATCTACAATATTTTTATTGCTAGTTCTACGGAAAACAATGTTAGGATAGATAGGTATAGCATGACATATACCTTAATACCATGTTTAATCTCATTAATACCCCTACTCTTACCCTCATTGGTACCTATAATCACCTCAAATATCTATGAGAAGGCGTATAGATTTGTTGGAGGAGGAAGGACATTGTCATCATATGTAGCGTTCTATCCAATAATTGCAATATTCATGCCTAATCCACCACTACATGTATATAGTATATATGAAGAGATACTCATAATAGTTCTTCCTCTAATCATAGTACCCATATCTACATTAGTATCAGTAGCTCTACGTCGATATATCGAGAATTTCTCCCATATCTTAAGCAGAGCAATTGAAAAATTATTACAGATACTGCATATGGGTATACTAAATAGTATTATATCGAAGATGTATTCCTTATTCTCTAAGTATGAAAGTGAATTCGTGATATCCCTAGCTCTATCCTTAATTATCTCAATCATCATCCTACTGATGGGAGTTCTATAG
- a CDS encoding ATPase (InterPro IPR011579~KEGG: pcl:Pcal_0902 hypothetical protein~PFAM: ATPase~SPTR: A3MUL0 Putative uncharacterized protein~PFAM: Archaeal ATPase) — protein MKRTKIVFADREIEFIDREKALKQIEEYAERGTHVVYVIYGPEGCGKTALFKQAKVILEDEFGYHVVYVSPLARDEREILMYTPSIHEIAEEVLKSFPDPYPRIVDIAIKIVSRAMNKLRKPRIAVLMDDIFQAIGLDKAEIYTKILLNLIEYPPGEYEKIVVLVSSSEGVTRERIGRHRWATFRIMWNMPRDGFRKLYEVLPEPKPSFEDVWRVAGGNPDILETLYISGWSFDNILTEFIRDRKLRSFTAMLNEKERRALEEIIYDPDIILERLREPEVQQLEKKLIEMNLVVDIWERDELGWIDVPPPEKDLELGIGKYFAWQTPLHRESVKRVLGNR, from the coding sequence ATGAAGAGAACAAAGATTGTTTTTGCTGATAGAGAGATAGAGTTTATTGATAGAGAAAAAGCTTTGAAACAAATAGAGGAGTATGCAGAGAGGGGTACACATGTAGTTTATGTTATATATGGCCCTGAGGGCTGTGGTAAGACAGCTTTATTTAAACAGGCTAAGGTTATTCTTGAGGATGAATTTGGTTACCATGTTGTTTATGTAAGTCCTTTGGCTAGAGATGAGAGGGAGATCTTGATGTATACACCTTCTATCCATGAAATTGCTGAAGAAGTATTAAAATCTTTTCCGGATCCATATCCAAGGATTGTTGATATAGCTATAAAGATTGTTAGTAGGGCTATGAATAAACTTAGAAAACCCAGGATAGCAGTTTTGATGGACGATATATTTCAGGCTATTGGGTTGGATAAAGCAGAGATATATACAAAGATATTATTGAATCTAATAGAATATCCTCCGGGGGAGTATGAAAAGATAGTTGTTCTTGTATCATCTAGTGAGGGTGTTACAAGGGAGAGGATAGGGAGACATAGATGGGCAACCTTTAGAATTATGTGGAACATGCCTAGAGATGGATTTAGAAAACTCTATGAGGTTTTACCCGAGCCTAAACCTTCTTTTGAAGATGTTTGGAGGGTAGCTGGTGGAAATCCAGATATATTAGAAACTCTGTATATTTCTGGATGGAGTTTTGATAATATTTTAACTGAGTTTATTAGAGATAGAAAGCTAAGGTCTTTTACGGCTATGCTGAATGAGAAGGAGAGGAGGGCTCTTGAAGAAATTATTTATGATCCTGATATAATTCTTGAGAGACTTAGGGAGCCTGAGGTTCAGCAACTTGAGAAGAAGCTTATAGAGATGAATCTTGTTGTAGATATCTGGGAACGTGATGAACTTGGATGGATAGATGTTCCACCACCTGAAAAAGATTTGGAGCTTGGTATAGGAAAATATTTTGCATGGCAAACACCTCTCCATAGAGAATCTGTTAAGAGGGTATTGGGTAATAGATAA
- a CDS encoding NADH/Ubiquinone/plastoquinone (complex I) (COGs: COG0651 Formate hydrogenlyase subunit 3/Multisubunit Na+/H+ antiporter MnhD subunit~InterPro IPR003916:IPR001750~KEGG: ton:TON_1580 putative monovalent cation/H+ antiporter subunit D~PFAM: NADH/Ubiquinone/plastoquinone (complex I)~SPTR: B6YTX9 Hydrogenase 4, component F or formate hydrogen lyase, subunit 3~PFAM: NADH-Ubiquinone/plastoquinone (complex I), various chains), with product MSIDISLLISSIPILGIAIALAILLTSIVMRNRSIRTIIHVLFLVFLFLITIAIAIIFINLYNNPVSYYCFGGWPQPLGICYILDAYTTYFLFLVLVVFLPIALYSIWYSRHIDNYYYLYILIIIHICGLIALCLTSDFFNMYVMIEVIGISAYGLIAFYRYRVRALIASIRYAILGSLFTSLLFLSIAILYLSTGSLSIAVNGAILRNDNLGLAVSASLRSVDGVIIYIVIAIWIGLFISAIFPNHIWLPDAHSEAPTTVSALLSSLSVVTGIYIVSRIYYTLVYNSIVMDRISIINIILMVLGSISSILGSIMLIKEDDVKRIFAYSTIMNMGYIVLGIAITNPIGIKASLLHTLSHGIGKSMAFLSIGIFIWRYQTRNIFALEGRGYENPITTIFLTIALLNLIGLPPTAGFYSKLMLARAFLETRNYPVLGIFLATIVISAYGYSRVLEHLLKPLPPQYRTHEKEHLSPFVTSSLVTLSITIVLVVLLQPYIEQFLDIATQSLIHTYENYRYVLVEQLQNILIP from the coding sequence ATGTCTATAGATATTTCTCTACTCATATCTAGTATCCCTATACTTGGAATAGCTATAGCACTAGCTATATTGTTAACATCTATAGTGATGAGAAATAGAAGTATTAGAACTATAATCCATGTTCTATTCCTAGTATTTCTATTTCTCATCACTATAGCTATAGCCATTATATTTATCAATCTCTATAATAATCCTGTAAGCTATTATTGTTTTGGTGGATGGCCACAGCCTCTAGGTATATGCTATATTCTTGATGCCTATACAACTTATTTTCTATTTCTAGTCTTAGTAGTATTTCTACCTATAGCACTATATAGTATATGGTATTCTAGACATATAGATAATTACTATTATCTCTACATCCTTATCATCATACATATATGTGGGTTAATAGCACTTTGCCTTACATCTGATTTCTTTAACATGTATGTCATGATAGAGGTCATAGGAATTTCCGCATATGGCTTAATAGCTTTTTACAGATATAGAGTTAGAGCATTAATAGCATCTATAAGATATGCAATTCTAGGTTCTCTATTTACCTCACTTTTATTTCTATCAATAGCAATATTATATTTATCAACAGGAAGTCTTAGTATAGCTGTAAATGGAGCTATTTTAAGAAATGATAATCTTGGTCTAGCTGTATCAGCTTCTCTAAGAAGTGTTGACGGTGTTATAATTTATATTGTTATCGCTATATGGATTGGGCTTTTCATATCAGCAATATTTCCTAACCATATCTGGCTTCCTGATGCCCATAGTGAGGCTCCTACAACTGTTTCAGCACTTCTATCAAGTCTAAGTGTTGTTACTGGGATATATATAGTTTCTAGGATCTACTATACATTGGTATACAACAGTATAGTTATGGATAGAATTAGTATAATTAATATAATTCTCATGGTTCTCGGATCTATAAGTAGTATACTTGGCTCAATAATGCTTATTAAGGAAGATGATGTTAAGAGGATTTTCGCCTATAGTACTATAATGAATATGGGCTATATAGTTCTAGGAATAGCTATAACAAATCCCATAGGTATAAAGGCATCATTACTACATACCCTAAGCCACGGTATTGGAAAATCCATGGCATTTCTATCCATAGGTATATTTATATGGAGATACCAAACAAGAAATATTTTTGCACTTGAGGGTAGAGGATATGAAAATCCAATAACAACAATATTTCTAACTATAGCTCTACTTAACCTAATAGGACTTCCACCAACAGCAGGTTTCTACAGTAAACTTATGTTAGCAAGAGCATTTCTAGAGACAAGAAACTATCCAGTCTTAGGAATATTCCTAGCAACAATAGTTATCTCTGCATATGGCTATAGCAGAGTATTGGAACATCTATTAAAACCACTACCGCCACAATATAGAACGCATGAAAAGGAACATCTATCTCCATTTGTAACATCATCCCTAGTAACACTATCTATAACAATAGTATTAGTGGTACTACTACAGCCATATATAGAGCAATTCTTAGATATAGCTACACAAAGCCTTATACACACATATGAAAACTATAGATATGTACTAGTAGAACAGCTACAGAATATATTAATACCATAG
- a CDS encoding conserved hypothetical protein (KEGG: dth:DICTH_0444 hypothetical protein~SPTR: B5YCR8 Putative uncharacterized protein), whose amino-acid sequence MAKVIDTVAQQLGISPERLEREAVELWLRRRLALVEAEIAEILAKYGVRSAEELEEYIRRGRVAEHPAWEDLIVLERLLEEKKKLSEALRF is encoded by the coding sequence ATGGCCAAAGTTATAGATACTGTAGCACAACAACTAGGAATCTCGCCAGAGAGACTTGAGCGAGAAGCTGTGGAGCTCTGGCTTAGACGTAGACTTGCTCTTGTAGAAGCTGAGATAGCTGAGATACTTGCTAAATATGGTGTTCGAAGTGCTGAGGAGCTGGAGGAGTATATACGTAGAGGTAGAGTTGCTGAGCATCCTGCATGGGAAGACCTGATAGTATTGGAAAGGCTACTTGAGGAAAAGAAGAAGCTTAGTGAAGCGTTAAGGTTCTAG